The Alkalibacter rhizosphaerae genomic sequence CTGGACTACTACAACGACAGAATCTTTCTTCCGGCACAAGAGCAGCTTCGAGCCATGTTCGATTGGTACAATGATTTTTTTCAACCTCACCGCATAGGTGAAGTTCGCCTTTTTTTGAAGATTCAGCTGGAATCCCATTACAAGAATTACCCATATACGAATAAAGTACAAAAAATGATCATGAAAAATATTCTGTCAAAAGGAATTCTCCAAGGTTTTTTTCGTAAAGACATGGATCCAAAAGAGATAACGGACTATATTTTCACATACATGTATGGTATTCACTATGAATGGTCCATCGATGAGAACAATGTCGATTTTAAAGAAAAATTCGATTATTTTTATGAACATTATCTAATACCTCATATTTGTATAAAATAGGTAATGATCTGGATAGACTTGTTTTGAGGATGCTGTATAGGGTATAAATTGTAATGATTTCAAATTCAAAACAAGGAGGATCATGAATGAGTGAAAAAGGAAAATGCCCGGTAACGGGAATGACAAGAAAATCAGGAGGTGGGACCTCCAACAAGGATTGGTGGCCAAATCAGCTCAACTTGAAGATGCTGCACCAAAATCCGAAAGATAGAAATCCGCTTGGTGAAGACTTTGACTATGCGGAGGCCTTCAATTCACTGGATTTGAAAGCAGTGAAAGATGATCTTTTCAAACTAATGACAGATTCTCAAGAGTGGTGGCCCGCGGATTGGGGTCATTACGGCCCGTTCATGATCCGTATGGCCTGGCACAGTGCCGGTACCTATCGCATGCAGGATGGACGCGGAGGAGGAAATACAGGCAATCAACGTTTTGCACCCATCAACAGCTGGCCAGACAACGTCAGTTTGGACAAGGCAAGACGGCTTTTGTGGCCCATCAAACAGAAATACGGCAAGAAGATCTCATGGGCAGACTTGATGATCTTGGCGGGAAACTGCGCCCTAGAATCCATGGGACTAAAAACGTTTGGGTATGCTGGTGGCCGTGAAGATATTTGGGAACCAGAAGAAGATACATATTGGGGTGCCGAGACCGAATGGTTGGGCGGAGAAGAAAGATACAGTGGAGAAAGAGACCTTGAGAATCCTTTGGCTGCCGTTCAAATGGGATTGATCTATGTGAATCCGGAAGGACCCAACGGGCAACCAAGTGCCTTGGCGTCTGCCAAGGATATACGGGACACTTTTGCAAGAATGGCAATGAATGATTATGAGACCGTTGCATTAATCGCAGGAGGACATACCTTTGGAAAATGCCATGGTGCTGGTCCCGCTGACAATCTGGGAGCAGAACCGGAAGCAGCTGGTCTGGAAGAACAAGGCTTGGGTTGGAAAAACAGAATGGGAAAAGGCAATGCAGAAGATACCATTACCAGCGGGATCGAAGGAGCCTGGACACCAACACCCATAAAGTGGGACAACTCATATCTTCATACCCTGTTCCGTTACGACTGGGATCTGGCGAAAAGTCCGGCAGGTGCATGGCAGTGGCATCCTTCCGATCCAAAATCCGCTACCGTTCCAGACGCCCACATTCCAGACAAGAAAAACAAGCCCATGATGACAACAGCGGACATGGCACTTCGAATGGATCCGGAATACAAGAAAATCTGTGAACATTTCATGGAGAATCCGCAGGAGTTCGAAGAAGCTTTTGCAAAGGCCTGGTTCAAGCTGACCCATAGAGACATGGGACCTGTATCCAGATATTTGGGACCGGAGGTGCCGGAAGAAGAACTGATCTGGCAGGATCCAGTACCTAAAGTGGATCACGATCTGATCGATGAAAGTGACATTTTATCGTTGAAAGAAACAGTATTGAACAGTGGAGTTTCTGTATCCGAGTTGGTCTATACGGCATGGTCTTCTGCTTCCACTTATCGTGGATCTGACATGCGGGGTGGTGCCAATGGTTCCAGGATCCGCTTGTCTCCTCAGAAAGATTGGGAAGTAAACCAGCCGAAACAGCTGTCGAAAATTTTGGAGGAATTGGAGAAGATCCAAAAGGATTTCAACGGTTCCCAAACTGGAAACAAGAGAGTGTCTCTTGCAGATTTGATCGTTTTGGCAGGAACTGCAGCTGTGGAAAAGGCTGCCAAAGACGGAGGATATGATGTCAATGTTCCATTTGCGCCGGGTAGAACCGATGCTACTGATGAAATGACGGATGCCGTATCATTCCATGTGTTGGAACCAAAAGCCGATGGTTTTAGAAATTATTGCAAGTCACCTGCATATGCAAAGTCAACAGAAGACCTGCTGGTGGACAAGGCTCAACTTCTTGGTCTTACTGTTCCGGAAATGACGGCATTGATTGGCGGGATGCGTGTGTTGGACGCCAACTTCCAAGGAGCAAAAGAAGGGGTGTTCACGGAAACACCTGGCGTCTTGACCAATGACTTTTTCGTGCAGCTTCTGGATATGAGAACGGCTTGGAAACCAGTTGATGAAAACGGGTCGGTTTTCCAAGGATTCGATCGCAAGACTGGAGAAAAGAAATGGACGGCTAGCCGTGTAGATCTGCTTTTCGGATCCAATTCCGAACTTCGGG encodes the following:
- a CDS encoding TetR/AcrR family transcriptional regulator → MNDTKEALLQAAMELFQKDGYDKVSINAICKSVGVTKGSFYHHYKSKSDLLLKDYKRAEGQLLDYYNDRIFLPAQEQLRAMFDWYNDFFQPHRIGEVRLFLKIQLESHYKNYPYTNKVQKMIMKNILSKGILQGFFRKDMDPKEITDYIFTYMYGIHYEWSIDENNVDFKEKFDYFYEHYLIPHICIK
- the katG gene encoding catalase/peroxidase HPI, producing the protein MSEKGKCPVTGMTRKSGGGTSNKDWWPNQLNLKMLHQNPKDRNPLGEDFDYAEAFNSLDLKAVKDDLFKLMTDSQEWWPADWGHYGPFMIRMAWHSAGTYRMQDGRGGGNTGNQRFAPINSWPDNVSLDKARRLLWPIKQKYGKKISWADLMILAGNCALESMGLKTFGYAGGREDIWEPEEDTYWGAETEWLGGEERYSGERDLENPLAAVQMGLIYVNPEGPNGQPSALASAKDIRDTFARMAMNDYETVALIAGGHTFGKCHGAGPADNLGAEPEAAGLEEQGLGWKNRMGKGNAEDTITSGIEGAWTPTPIKWDNSYLHTLFRYDWDLAKSPAGAWQWHPSDPKSATVPDAHIPDKKNKPMMTTADMALRMDPEYKKICEHFMENPQEFEEAFAKAWFKLTHRDMGPVSRYLGPEVPEEELIWQDPVPKVDHDLIDESDILSLKETVLNSGVSVSELVYTAWSSASTYRGSDMRGGANGSRIRLSPQKDWEVNQPKQLSKILEELEKIQKDFNGSQTGNKRVSLADLIVLAGTAAVEKAAKDGGYDVNVPFAPGRTDATDEMTDAVSFHVLEPKADGFRNYCKSPAYAKSTEDLLVDKAQLLGLTVPEMTALIGGMRVLDANFQGAKEGVFTETPGVLTNDFFVQLLDMRTAWKPVDENGSVFQGFDRKTGEKKWTASRVDLLFGSNSELRAVAEVYACSDGQEEFVKDFVDAWVKVMNADRFDLK